In Horticoccus luteus, the following proteins share a genomic window:
- a CDS encoding S9 family peptidase yields the protein MRPLVSSGWLLAALLISPVLASAANQPAPPALVPIEDFAQTPIVSGMRMSPDGKAVAYTASADQKTAIVIKDLDTGKVSGVDDGWAPTWVNDGRIAFGGNGFAAIDRDGSNYKGLAGRARQMETHQVDGLLVAPSPIFSEFTTKANKDDVLLLQYDYPNWRGRYSIILSFPHVLRMDTRSGGFMRMVENPGDVMGWGLDASGVVRVGVEYNKGLYRVLYRDDAKQGWRVLKGLDWERRGTSVRGMSADGKQLYLGRISDNGKWALYTYDIADEKMGEMLLGHAKYDIGSFDGDGSELMLARQTRELLGVRYVAEIPKTQWFDQQMASIQAALDKSLPERINTITDMDVARQRFLVNSSSARDPGTYYVFDLGKQQLTPVMATMPWIKPDQMAEMIPITYKSRDGLPIHGFLTLPAGRGTKKLPLVVMPHGGPFVRETYRFNPDVQFLANRGYAVLQMNFRGSPGFGQAFLDAGKHQVGTGMIDDITDGAKWAIAKGIADPDRVAIMGWSYGGYAALMGVIREPKLFRCAIDLAGVTDWKAILKYDNEVSPNSLPYTRDYIGDFQKDAAALDDISPVYHADAIQVPLLLVYSKSDDTVHYDQATAITKALDKAGKPYEFMAKFNEGHGFYEKKHRVALYQTIEAFLAKNMGPAAAGAATGAN from the coding sequence ATGCGCCCCCTCGTATCGTCCGGCTGGTTGTTGGCTGCGTTGTTAATTTCGCCGGTGCTTGCGAGCGCGGCGAATCAGCCGGCGCCGCCGGCGTTGGTGCCGATCGAGGATTTTGCGCAGACACCGATCGTGTCAGGCATGCGGATGTCGCCGGACGGCAAGGCGGTGGCCTACACGGCCTCGGCGGACCAAAAAACGGCGATCGTGATCAAGGACCTGGACACGGGCAAAGTGTCGGGCGTGGACGATGGGTGGGCGCCGACGTGGGTGAATGACGGGCGGATCGCATTTGGGGGAAATGGCTTCGCGGCGATCGATCGCGATGGGTCAAACTACAAGGGGCTCGCGGGACGGGCGCGGCAAATGGAGACGCATCAGGTCGATGGCTTGCTCGTAGCGCCGTCTCCGATCTTCAGCGAGTTCACGACGAAGGCGAACAAGGATGACGTGCTGCTGCTGCAGTATGATTATCCGAACTGGCGGGGGCGTTACTCGATTATATTATCTTTTCCGCATGTGCTGCGAATGGACACGCGGTCCGGCGGTTTCATGCGCATGGTGGAAAATCCAGGGGATGTCATGGGCTGGGGTTTGGACGCGAGCGGCGTCGTGCGCGTGGGCGTGGAATACAATAAAGGTCTCTACCGGGTGCTGTATCGCGATGACGCGAAGCAGGGCTGGCGGGTCTTGAAAGGGCTGGACTGGGAGCGGCGCGGGACCTCGGTGCGGGGGATGAGCGCGGACGGCAAGCAGCTCTATCTCGGCCGGATTTCAGACAACGGAAAGTGGGCGCTGTATACTTACGATATCGCCGATGAAAAGATGGGCGAGATGCTGCTCGGTCACGCGAAGTATGATATCGGCTCGTTCGACGGTGATGGCTCGGAGTTGATGCTCGCCCGCCAGACGCGGGAGCTCCTCGGGGTGCGTTACGTGGCGGAGATTCCGAAGACGCAATGGTTCGACCAGCAAATGGCGTCGATCCAAGCGGCGCTGGACAAGAGCCTGCCGGAGCGCATCAACACGATCACCGACATGGATGTGGCGCGGCAGAGGTTTTTGGTGAACTCCTCTTCGGCGCGCGATCCGGGCACCTATTACGTTTTCGATCTTGGGAAGCAGCAACTGACTCCGGTGATGGCGACGATGCCGTGGATCAAGCCGGACCAGATGGCGGAGATGATCCCGATCACCTACAAGTCGCGCGATGGGCTGCCGATCCACGGTTTTCTTACGCTGCCGGCCGGGCGGGGCACCAAGAAGCTGCCCTTGGTGGTGATGCCGCACGGCGGCCCGTTTGTGCGGGAGACTTATCGCTTCAATCCCGACGTGCAGTTCCTGGCGAATCGGGGCTACGCGGTGCTGCAGATGAATTTTCGTGGTTCGCCGGGCTTCGGGCAGGCGTTTCTCGACGCGGGAAAGCATCAAGTGGGCACGGGGATGATCGACGACATCACCGATGGTGCGAAGTGGGCGATCGCCAAGGGGATCGCGGATCCCGATCGCGTGGCAATCATGGGCTGGAGTTACGGCGGCTACGCGGCGCTGATGGGCGTCATTCGGGAACCGAAATTATTCCGGTGCGCGATCGACCTCGCGGGCGTGACGGATTGGAAGGCGATCTTGAAATACGACAACGAAGTGAGTCCGAACTCCCTGCCGTATACGCGTGATTACATTGGGGATTTTCAGAAGGACGCGGCGGCGCTCGACGACATTTCGCCGGTCTATCACGCGGACGCGATTCAGGTGCCGCTCCTGCTGGTTTACAGTAAGTCGGACGATACGGTGCACTACGACCAGGCGACGGCGATCACCAAGGCGTTGGACAAGGCGGGCAAGCCCTACGAGTTCATGGCGAAGTTCAACGAAGGGCATGGTTTCTACGAGAAGAAGCACCGCGTAGCGCTTTATCAGACGATCGAGGCGTTTCTCGCGAAGAACATGGGTCCGGCGGCGGCGGGTGCCGCGACGGGCGCGAACTGA
- a CDS encoding DNA alkylation repair protein, whose amino-acid sequence MSSAAAEALIAYLRSLRSDTAIAGQHRFGVRPAGEHLGIAIPVLRTLARPHRRDHALALALWASGIQDARLLATFVADPPQLTSSQADRWVRDTDNWALADSLAFLVDRTPFAAAQAHAWSARRAEFVKRTAFAVMAGMAVHRKELPDAVFLDFLPVITREATDERNFVRKAVNWALRQIGKRNPRLHRAALAEAARIARLDSSAARWIAADALRELRARESSSPPSPAQPRIQLRDTPTQVGRALRRAAV is encoded by the coding sequence ATGAGTTCCGCTGCGGCCGAAGCCCTCATCGCCTACCTGCGCTCACTGCGCAGCGACACCGCCATCGCCGGACAACACCGCTTCGGCGTCCGCCCCGCCGGTGAACACCTCGGCATCGCGATTCCCGTTCTGCGCACCCTTGCGCGCCCGCACCGCCGCGATCATGCCCTCGCGCTCGCGTTATGGGCCAGCGGTATTCAAGACGCCCGTCTCCTCGCCACCTTCGTCGCCGACCCGCCCCAACTCACATCCAGCCAAGCCGACCGCTGGGTGCGCGACACCGATAACTGGGCCCTCGCCGATTCCCTCGCCTTCCTCGTCGACCGCACCCCCTTCGCCGCCGCCCAGGCCCACGCTTGGAGCGCGCGCCGTGCTGAATTCGTGAAACGCACCGCCTTCGCCGTCATGGCCGGCATGGCCGTGCATCGCAAGGAACTGCCCGACGCCGTCTTCCTCGACTTCCTTCCCGTCATCACCCGCGAAGCGACCGACGAACGAAACTTCGTGCGCAAAGCCGTCAACTGGGCGCTCCGCCAGATCGGCAAACGCAACCCGCGCCTCCACCGCGCCGCGCTCGCCGAAGCCGCGCGCATCGCCCGCCTCGACTCCTCTGCCGCCCGCTGGATCGCCGCCGACGCCCTCCGCGAACTCCGCGCGCGTGAGAGTTCTTCCCCGCCTTCGCCGGCTCAGCCGCGAATCCAGTTGCGCGACACGCCAACCCAAGTGGGCCGTGCGCTCCGCCGCGCGGCAGTTTAG